A single window of Liolophura sinensis isolate JHLJ2023 chromosome 6, CUHK_Ljap_v2, whole genome shotgun sequence DNA harbors:
- the LOC135467984 gene encoding LOW QUALITY PROTEIN: uncharacterized protein LOC135467984 (The sequence of the model RefSeq protein was modified relative to this genomic sequence to represent the inferred CDS: inserted 1 base in 1 codon) — MYVPRYIQLARHMVSKPVWALYGTSSSAELPDYGKTSVNIHEHKLQRPEKPPPRPLARRWQGLKGLGERTKGSLIPETLEQMESDEDFKLTAAALKKLGQKQMTKEEWKLRQKPLDKLGVRSFMQYTRKQREINGVENQDRILRKKKISILQLNIGLYCNQACNHCHVESSPKRQEMMSRDVVDTCLAILEKSPSIHTVDITGGAPELCGEFRYLVQGVRKLGRNVIDRCNLTSLLEPGQEDTAKFLADNKVHVIASLPCYSAKNVNQQRGKGVFDKSIQALVLLNSLGYGKEDTGLKLDLMYNPLGGFLPPPQADLWTKYKAELWDVFGIEFTDLYTSTNMPXKRFLDFLYRRNELESYMELLVRNFNVDTVDKVMCLDYLSVSWDGVIYDCDFNQQLDMPILHGRPLQSQSGEPVDSVRQKKAMTVWDIESADDLVTSRIVVDNHCFGCTAGMGSS, encoded by the exons ATGTACGTACCGCGTTACATTCAGCTGGCTCGCCACATGGTATCTAAACCAGTCTGGGCGCTGTACGGTACGAGTAGCTCGGCTGAACTGCCCGATTATGGGAAAACCAGTGTAAATATCCACGAACACAAACTCCAGCGCCCCGAGAAGCCCCCTCCCCGACCCCTGGCGAGGCGCTGGCAGGGACTAAAGGGGCTCGGAGAGAGGACTAAG GGATCACTGATACCAGAAACTTTGGAACAAATGGAAAGTGATGAAGACTTCAAACTGACAGCTGCAGCGCTAAAGAAACTGGGACAAAAACAGATGACGAAAGAGGAGTGGAAATTACGTCAAAAACCATTAGACAAGCTGGGGGTACGGAGTTTCATGCAGTACACCAGGAAACAGAGAGAGATCAATGGGGTGGAAA ATCAAGACAGGATACTCcggaagaaaaaaatcagcatCCTGCAGCTGAACATTGGACTCTATTGTAACCAGGCCTGCAACCATTGTCACGTGGAATCATCGCCAAAGCGACAAGAGATGATGTCACGTGATGTGGTGGACACGTGCCTAGCAATTCTGGAGAAAAGCCCGTCCATTCACACCGTAGATATCACAG GCGGTGCCCCAGAGCTCTGTGGAGAGTTCCGCTATCTTGTGCAGGGAGTCCGAAAACTGGGCAGAAATGTGATTGACAGATGTAATTTGACGTCACTTCTTGAACCAG GACAAGAAGACACTGCTAAATTTTTGGCTGACAATAAGGTCCATGTTATAGCATCCCTACCATGCTACAGCGCCAAAAATGTCAACCAACAGCGCGGGAAAGGTGTCTTTGACAAAAGTATTCAGGCCCTGGTGTTGTTGAACTCTCTTGGGTATGGAAAAGAGGACACGGGCTTGAAGTTAGACCTAATGTACAATCCACTGG gtgGATTTCTTCCTCCTCCCCAAGCCGACCTTTGGACCAAATACAAAGCGGAACTGTGGGATGTCTTCGGAATTGAGTTCACTGACCTTTACACCTCCACAAACATGC TCAAGCGTTTCCTGGATTTTTTGTATCGAAG AAACGAACTGGAGAGTTACATGGAGCTCTTGGTGCGCAATTTTAACGTGGACACCGTTGATAAAGTGATGTGTTTGGATTACTTGTCTGTTAGTTGGGATGGCGTAATATATGACTGTGATTTTAACCAACAACTTGACATGCCCATCCTTCATGGCCGACCATTACAGAGTCAatcag GTGAACCCGTTGATTCAGTCAGACAGAAGAAAGCGATGACGGTTTGGGACATCGAGTCGGCCGACGATCTCGTTACCTCGAGGATTGTAGTGGACAATCACTGTTTCGGTTGTACCGCTGGCATGGGGTCAAGCTGA